The following are from one region of the Tenacibaculum dicentrarchi genome:
- a CDS encoding HTTM domain-containing protein: MQKKTYLDIQTNAAPLAVFRLLFGIMMLASIVRFWYNGWIETLYIDPEFHFSYYGFQWIKPLGQYTYLLFFICGLSAVFIAFGYKYRLAIIAFFLSFTYIELIDKTTYLNHYYFISVLSFLLIFLPANARFSLDSFIAKKTYKNVPKWTIDSIKLLLGLVYFYAGLAKLNSDWLLRAQPLKIWLPSKFNFPLIGGNLMQQEWFCYAISWSGALYDLTIPFLLLWKKTRLLAFTVVVFFHVFTRILFPIGMFPFIMIIATLIFFEATFHEKIIGFIRRKIKNPLDKIKIKHIENYQYTSCLKKQVITGIVAVLLVFQVLFPWRYLAYPGELFWTEEGFRFSWRVMLMEKVGYANFKIVDRKTGAFFYVDNRMFLTSFQEKQMSFQPDFILEYAHYLGNHFKDKGHENIAVYVESYVTLNGRLSTPYINSKVNLYQEKESFKHKKWILPFTSDIKINGL, translated from the coding sequence ATGCAAAAAAAAACATATTTAGACATACAAACAAATGCGGCTCCTTTAGCAGTTTTTAGACTGTTATTCGGTATTATGATGCTTGCCAGTATTGTGCGATTTTGGTATAACGGATGGATAGAAACATTATATATTGACCCTGAATTTCATTTTTCATATTATGGTTTTCAATGGATAAAACCCTTAGGTCAATACACCTATTTACTGTTTTTTATCTGCGGATTATCAGCCGTTTTTATAGCCTTTGGATATAAATATCGCTTGGCAATAATTGCGTTTTTTTTAAGCTTCACTTATATTGAATTGATTGATAAAACCACTTATTTAAACCATTATTATTTTATAAGTGTACTGAGTTTTTTGTTGATTTTTTTACCTGCAAATGCTCGTTTTTCACTAGATAGTTTTATCGCTAAAAAAACCTATAAAAACGTTCCTAAATGGACTATTGATAGTATAAAACTCTTATTAGGGCTTGTTTATTTTTATGCCGGATTGGCAAAACTAAATTCCGATTGGTTGCTAAGAGCACAGCCTTTAAAAATTTGGCTGCCATCAAAATTTAATTTCCCGTTAATTGGCGGTAACTTAATGCAGCAAGAATGGTTTTGTTATGCAATAAGTTGGAGTGGCGCACTTTACGATTTAACAATTCCTTTTTTATTACTTTGGAAAAAAACACGTTTATTGGCGTTTACAGTAGTTGTTTTTTTTCACGTTTTTACCCGTATTTTATTTCCTATCGGGATGTTTCCTTTTATTATGATTATAGCAACATTAATCTTTTTTGAGGCTACATTTCATGAGAAAATAATTGGTTTTATCCGAAGAAAAATAAAAAACCCTTTGGATAAAATTAAAATAAAACATATTGAAAATTATCAATATACAAGCTGTTTAAAAAAACAAGTTATTACAGGGATTGTTGCTGTTCTTTTAGTGTTTCAAGTATTGTTTCCATGGCGGTATTTAGCCTATCCTGGTGAATTATTTTGGACAGAAGAAGGTTTTCGTTTTTCATGGCGAGTAATGCTAATGGAAAAAGTAGGTTATGCTAATTTTAAAATTGTAGATCGTAAAACAGGAGCATTTTTTTATGTAGATAATCGCATGTTTTTAACTTCATTTCAAGAAAAACAAATGAGTTTTCAACCTGATTTTATCTTAGAATACGCTCATTATTTAGGTAATCATTTCAAGGATAAAGGGCATGAAAATATAGCTGTATATGTAGAGAGTTATGTAACGCTTAATGGTCGTTTAAGTACTCCTTATATAAACTCGAAAGTAAATTTATACCAAGAAAAAGAAAGTTTTAAACATAAAAAATGGATTTTACCATTTACCAGCGATATCAAAATTAATGGGCTTTAA
- a CDS encoding TonB-dependent receptor domain-containing protein encodes MKITRKIAITLSCLLTTCLYSQFKISGNITNQKSNSAIKNVTVYINKAGNLWQNSKGNYVISDLKPGDYELAFYSEDYHILNKKVTIENKNIVLNASLKKLEEYLSEVVITAHKKKVFSLQKLQDVQEVAIYAGKKSEVVLLGNTIANLATNNARQIYSKVAGLNIWESDGGGLQLGIGGRGLDPNRTSNFNVRQNGYDISADALGYPENYYTPPTEALEKIEIVRGAASLQYGTQFGGLLNFKLKKPNKNKEFSLSSRQTLASFGLFNSFNTISGTVGKVGYIGYLNYKRGDGYRPNSDFNQYNAFAGVYSQLNKKSKLGVELTYMEYLAHQSGGLSDAMFDKNPKQSNRTRNWFEVKWLLSALHFDHKFSNQTKLNLRAFTLNASRKAVGFRDYRPETTDPILLNTPAERELIVGNFKTFGAEARLLHHYDLFNSEATFLAGARYYQGDNTGKQGLGTDKNDADFKFISLDDYTKRSFSDEIAINSSSYKYPNKNAAVFIENIIKVSDKLSFTPGVRFENINTKAIGTYRNIKSNTAGDIRSDVTNSEHRSLSRNFFLLGLGTSYKPTDKLELYANFSQNYRSITFSDIRVVSPNSLVDPNIEDEKGFSVDIGLRGKLVNVLKFDVTGFYLNYDNRLGDILGVDPNSGILKRIRTNVGSADILGVESLVQWKVLPTFYVESNDHDLSAFVNLAVIKSKYTKQYYPTSVKSIEGNQVEFVPAVNLKTGLQYRYKKLGTSLQYSYLSKQFTDASNALAQGGNGTVGEIPSFQIMDLSFSYDYSKRWSFEAGVNNMLNNSYFTRRATGYPGPGIIPSDPRSFYGTIEFKL; translated from the coding sequence ATGAAAATTACTAGAAAAATTGCTATAACACTAAGTTGTTTATTAACTACTTGCTTATATTCACAATTCAAAATATCAGGGAATATTACCAATCAAAAATCAAATTCTGCCATAAAAAATGTAACTGTTTATATTAATAAAGCAGGTAATTTATGGCAAAATTCAAAAGGAAATTATGTGATATCAGACCTAAAACCAGGAGATTATGAACTGGCTTTTTATTCGGAAGATTATCATATTTTAAATAAAAAAGTAACTATTGAAAATAAAAATATCGTTTTAAATGCTTCTTTAAAAAAATTAGAAGAATATTTATCAGAAGTAGTAATAACAGCACATAAAAAAAAGGTTTTTAGCTTACAAAAATTGCAAGATGTACAAGAGGTTGCTATTTATGCAGGTAAAAAAAGTGAGGTTGTTTTATTAGGGAATACCATCGCTAATTTAGCTACCAATAATGCCCGTCAAATATATTCGAAAGTTGCAGGTTTAAATATTTGGGAAAGCGATGGTGGCGGACTTCAATTAGGAATTGGTGGTAGAGGTTTAGACCCAAACAGAACCTCTAATTTTAACGTGCGTCAAAACGGATATGATATTAGTGCCGATGCTTTAGGATATCCTGAAAACTATTACACACCGCCAACAGAAGCTTTAGAAAAAATTGAAATTGTTCGTGGTGCAGCATCATTACAATACGGTACACAGTTTGGAGGGTTGCTAAATTTCAAACTTAAAAAACCTAATAAAAATAAAGAGTTTAGCTTGTCGTCAAGGCAAACACTTGCTTCATTTGGCTTGTTTAATTCGTTCAATACTATTAGTGGAACGGTTGGTAAAGTGGGGTATATTGGGTATTTAAACTACAAACGTGGCGATGGCTACAGACCTAATTCTGATTTTAATCAATACAATGCCTTTGCAGGTGTTTATTCGCAATTAAATAAAAAATCGAAACTAGGTGTAGAGCTTACCTATATGGAATATTTGGCGCATCAGTCTGGAGGATTATCAGATGCAATGTTCGATAAAAACCCTAAACAATCAAACAGAACTAGAAACTGGTTTGAGGTAAAATGGTTGTTGTCTGCATTACATTTTGATCACAAATTTTCAAACCAAACTAAGCTTAATCTTAGAGCCTTTACTTTAAATGCAAGCCGAAAAGCAGTTGGTTTTCGTGACTATAGACCTGAAACAACAGACCCTATTTTATTAAATACTCCTGCCGAACGCGAATTGATTGTAGGTAATTTTAAAACTTTTGGGGCAGAAGCTCGTTTATTACATCATTATGATTTATTTAATAGTGAAGCTACTTTTTTAGCAGGTGCTCGCTATTATCAAGGTGATAATACAGGGAAACAAGGTTTAGGAACTGATAAAAACGATGCTGATTTTAAATTTATTTCTTTAGATGATTACACGAAAAGAAGTTTTTCTGATGAAATAGCGATTAATAGTTCATCGTATAAATACCCGAATAAAAACGCGGCTGTTTTTATCGAAAATATAATAAAAGTAAGTGATAAACTATCATTTACACCAGGTGTTCGTTTTGAAAACATAAATACAAAAGCTATCGGAACGTATAGAAATATAAAATCGAATACTGCTGGTGATATCCGTTCTGATGTAACCAATTCGGAGCATAGAAGTTTATCACGTAACTTCTTTTTATTAGGATTAGGAACCAGTTATAAGCCTACAGATAAATTAGAATTATATGCAAATTTTTCTCAAAATTATAGGTCAATTACTTTTAGTGATATTCGTGTTGTAAGCCCAAACTCATTAGTTGACCCTAATATAGAAGATGAAAAAGGGTTTTCTGTCGATATAGGTTTAAGGGGTAAATTGGTGAATGTGCTTAAATTTGATGTAACAGGTTTTTACTTAAATTACGATAATCGCTTGGGTGATATTTTAGGGGTAGATCCTAATAGTGGAATTTTAAAACGCATTAGAACCAATGTTGGTAGTGCCGATATTTTAGGTGTTGAATCGCTAGTACAATGGAAAGTATTGCCTACTTTTTATGTAGAGTCAAACGACCATGATTTGAGCGCTTTTGTAAATTTAGCGGTAATAAAATCGAAATATACCAAACAATATTACCCAACATCAGTTAAAAGTATTGAAGGGAATCAAGTAGAATTTGTGCCTGCGGTAAACTTAAAAACAGGATTGCAATACCGTTATAAAAAACTTGGAACTTCGTTACAATACAGTTATTTATCAAAACAATTTACCGATGCGTCAAATGCTTTAGCGCAAGGAGGTAATGGAACGGTTGGTGAAATTCCTTCTTTTCAAATTATGGACCTATCGTTTAGCTATGATTATTCAAAAAGATGGAGTTTTGAAGCAGGGGTAAATAATATGCTAAACAATTCTTACTTTACCCGTAGAGCAACAGGATATCCAGGACCAGGAATTATACCGTCTGACCCAAGATCTTTTTACGGAACTATTGAATTTAAATTATAA
- a CDS encoding sterol desaturase family protein — translation MSLHEVILTVEEALKIPFSYLLNSTKRIYFLYLASAIILAYYMYTKNKIKSSFWSYLFPLKNWKSSSAYTDYGLLFFNAFVKVLLLAPYFVFGLYIAFYTKEYFLTQFGETHWEVSQFTVLLTYTFVMTFVNDFMSFLIHYIFHKVPFLWEFHKIHHSATHLNPLTQYRLHPVELIINNIKGILIFGLITGFFDYISFVKISKLTFIGVNIFSFIFLFFGSNLRHSHIKLTYFNFLEYIFISPFQHQIHHSNNQEHFDKNMGSKLALWDWIFGTLLRSEQVENISYGLGLGDDKNYNTFLKNLYKPFTNLFFQIKGLILRFCSSK, via the coding sequence ATGTCTTTACACGAAGTAATACTTACAGTAGAAGAGGCTCTTAAAATTCCTTTTTCTTATCTGCTAAATTCTACTAAAAGAATTTACTTTTTGTATTTGGCGAGTGCTATTATATTGGCATATTATATGTACACTAAAAATAAGATCAAAAGCTCTTTTTGGTCTTATTTATTTCCTTTAAAAAATTGGAAGAGCAGTTCGGCTTATACCGATTATGGGCTGTTGTTTTTTAACGCTTTTGTAAAAGTACTTTTGCTAGCGCCTTATTTTGTTTTCGGTTTATACATCGCTTTTTATACCAAAGAATACTTTCTTACTCAATTTGGTGAAACTCACTGGGAAGTATCTCAATTCACCGTGTTACTTACCTACACTTTTGTAATGACTTTTGTAAACGATTTTATGTCGTTTTTAATTCATTATATTTTTCACAAAGTGCCTTTTTTATGGGAATTTCATAAAATTCATCATTCAGCAACACATTTAAACCCGCTAACACAATACCGATTACATCCTGTAGAGTTGATTATTAATAACATCAAAGGCATTTTAATATTCGGACTTATAACAGGCTTTTTTGACTATATTTCTTTTGTTAAAATAAGTAAACTAACTTTTATAGGAGTAAATATATTTAGCTTTATTTTTTTATTCTTCGGATCAAACCTTCGACACTCGCATATTAAACTTACCTATTTTAATTTTTTAGAATATATTTTTATCAGCCCTTTTCAGCATCAAATTCATCATAGTAATAACCAAGAACATTTCGATAAAAATATGGGCTCAAAACTTGCCCTTTGGGATTGGATTTTTGGTACCTTATTACGATCAGAGCAAGTAGAAAATATTTCTTACGGCTTAGGCTTAGGCGATGATAAAAATTATAATACTTTTTTAAAAAATTTATATAAACCATTTACCAACCTTTTTTTTCAAATAAAAGGTTTAATTTTACGCTTTTGTAGCTCAAAATAA
- a CDS encoding bifunctional metallophosphatase/5'-nucleotidase, producing MKQFKFVLLAITTIFVVSCGSSKDVQKGAKKNSNTAYLFKKDSSKTYFNILQLNDVYEISPIQSGKFGGMARVETVHQNLKKENKNTMLVLAGDFLNPSLIGAMKVDGSRVRGQQMVEVMNAMNFDLVAIGNHELDLSYAHLQERLNESHFDWISSNVLHNKNGKHHYFHKVINGKKESLEDSYIREFLNPDGSTLKVGFISACIASNPKSYVYYGDVYQEIKRAYNEINDQVDIVVGLTHLSLEQDKKVAELLPNIPLIMGGHEHTNSYDHVGNVIVAKADANAKTVYIHRFEYDPLTKKVQLKSELKEINDKIPSDKKVGIIVDKWQTVLKNKIQDIVSNPYEVIYKTKIPLDARETPIRSRQTNMGGIIAKSMSFAYNNTVDCALINGGSVRIDDALVGNISVIDIFRVLPYGGAILKVKIKGSLLKEVLEYGENSSGTGAYLQRYNVKKIGNTWAIGSEKINENKIYNVAFSDYLLKGLDIPMLSEKNPGVKEVSKPLKTDLSADIRKAVVEYLKKK from the coding sequence AAGATGTACAAAAGGGGGCTAAAAAGAACTCGAATACAGCGTATCTCTTTAAAAAAGATTCTTCAAAAACATACTTTAATATCTTACAATTAAACGATGTTTATGAAATATCACCTATTCAAAGTGGTAAGTTTGGGGGGATGGCACGAGTAGAAACGGTGCATCAAAATTTGAAAAAAGAAAATAAAAATACAATGCTCGTTTTGGCAGGCGATTTTTTAAATCCATCATTAATAGGAGCGATGAAAGTTGACGGTTCTCGGGTTAGAGGTCAGCAGATGGTGGAAGTAATGAATGCAATGAATTTTGATTTAGTAGCCATTGGTAATCACGAATTAGACTTAAGTTATGCGCATTTACAAGAGCGATTAAATGAAAGTCATTTTGATTGGATTTCATCAAACGTATTGCATAATAAAAACGGAAAACATCATTATTTCCATAAAGTAATCAACGGAAAAAAAGAAAGCTTAGAAGATTCATATATCAGAGAATTTTTAAACCCTGATGGTTCAACATTAAAGGTTGGTTTTATTAGTGCTTGTATTGCATCAAATCCAAAAAGTTACGTGTATTATGGCGATGTATATCAAGAAATAAAAAGAGCTTATAATGAAATAAATGATCAGGTAGATATTGTTGTGGGATTAACACATTTAAGCCTAGAACAAGACAAAAAAGTAGCCGAATTATTACCGAATATTCCATTAATAATGGGAGGGCATGAGCATACCAATAGCTATGATCATGTAGGAAATGTTATTGTTGCTAAAGCAGATGCCAATGCTAAAACAGTTTATATTCATCGTTTTGAATACGATCCTTTAACTAAAAAAGTTCAATTAAAATCAGAGTTAAAAGAAATTAATGATAAAATTCCTTCGGATAAAAAAGTAGGCATTATTGTTGATAAGTGGCAAACTGTTTTAAAAAATAAAATTCAAGATATTGTATCAAATCCTTATGAGGTAATTTATAAAACTAAAATTCCTTTAGATGCTAGAGAAACACCTATTAGAAGTAGGCAAACAAATATGGGAGGAATTATAGCAAAATCAATGAGTTTTGCATATAATAATACTGTTGATTGCGCTTTAATAAATGGTGGTTCTGTTCGTATTGATGATGCCTTAGTAGGAAATATAAGTGTGATAGATATTTTTAGAGTTTTACCTTATGGAGGAGCTATTTTAAAAGTTAAAATTAAAGGAAGCTTATTAAAAGAAGTATTAGAATATGGTGAAAATTCATCAGGTACAGGAGCTTATTTACAGCGTTATAACGTAAAAAAAATAGGTAATACCTGGGCAATTGGTTCGGAAAAAATCAATGAAAATAAAATATATAACGTAGCCTTTTCAGATTATTTACTAAAAGGACTTGATATTCCTATGTTATCAGAAAAAAATCCAGGAGTTAAAGAAGTTTCTAAACCCTTAAAAACAGATTTAAGTGCTGATATTAGAAAAGCGGTAGTTGAGTACCTTAAAAAGAAGTAG
- a CDS encoding imelysin family protein yields MKVIKILTSALFLVLMISCSSETNKEEKVDEKQMKLFLTNMVDANIIPAFTNFGTELSKLNTSFKTFSTETTKENLAAVKIQYVNTTIAWQNAGLYEGGSATRIGPSVTTYLNRFVNVFPTDKQTVDELVGLQEKDASNYSLSSNFKIQGLPALDLLFYDSSVDVLAEFSGENKNKRIDHVNAILSKMIEKNNDVVSGWKTERTDFISNTSMAANGSFNKILNAFSEYYEQKIRKAKLGGPLGKFTQGTAYPKDIEALYSKQSKKLLVAAHLAILNFYENGKTLSLKTLLKETAVKSKISGKLLSDELSGKLNAVQTKLVAIPNTDFETLVKKKDPSLNQAYTSFVTVVAMIKSEVIPAFEGQINYVDSDGD; encoded by the coding sequence ATGAAAGTCATTAAAATTTTAACAAGTGCACTGTTTTTAGTGCTAATGATTAGCTGTAGTAGCGAAACAAACAAAGAAGAAAAGGTAGATGAAAAGCAAATGAAATTATTTTTAACCAATATGGTTGATGCTAACATAATTCCTGCTTTTACGAATTTTGGAACTGAATTAAGTAAATTAAATACGAGTTTTAAAACATTTTCAACAGAAACAACTAAAGAAAACTTAGCAGCAGTTAAAATTCAGTATGTAAATACGACAATTGCTTGGCAAAATGCAGGTTTATATGAGGGAGGTTCAGCAACTAGAATAGGACCTTCTGTAACTACATATTTAAATCGTTTTGTAAATGTTTTTCCTACCGATAAACAAACTGTTGATGAACTAGTAGGACTTCAAGAAAAGGATGCTTCTAATTATAGCCTTTCTTCTAATTTTAAAATTCAAGGCTTACCTGCCCTAGATTTATTATTTTATGATAGCAGTGTTGATGTGTTAGCGGAGTTTTCGGGAGAAAATAAAAACAAGCGTATTGACCATGTAAATGCTATTTTATCAAAAATGATTGAAAAAAATAACGATGTTGTAAGTGGATGGAAAACAGAACGTACTGATTTTATTTCAAATACTTCTATGGCTGCAAATGGGTCTTTTAATAAAATATTAAATGCGTTTTCTGAATATTATGAACAGAAAATCCGTAAAGCAAAACTAGGTGGTCCTTTAGGGAAATTTACCCAAGGAACAGCGTATCCAAAAGATATTGAAGCACTTTATAGTAAGCAATCTAAAAAATTATTAGTAGCTGCACATTTAGCAATACTTAATTTTTATGAAAATGGAAAAACACTCAGTTTAAAAACATTATTAAAAGAAACGGCTGTTAAAAGTAAAATATCTGGTAAATTATTATCGGATGAATTATCTGGTAAATTAAATGCTGTGCAAACTAAGTTAGTAGCAATTCCTAATACGGATTTTGAAACATTAGTTAAAAAGAAAGATCCTTCTTTAAACCAAGCATATACTTCTTTTGTAACGGTTGTAGCGATGATAAAATCGGAAGTTATTCCTGCATTTGAAGGTCAAATAAACTATGTAGATTCTGACGGAGATTAA
- a CDS encoding tetratricopeptide repeat protein, producing MTEKLKKAIKLRTENKYIKAEKIFCELIFEYPKSGEVFYHYAWLCDNMQRELEAYPKYEKALELGLKDIDLEGCYLGLGSTYRCIGEYTKSVNLLQKAIFDFPENREFKVFKAMSLFNLNKCDEAMNILLNIIAETSNDNGIKKYKNAIKYYSDKLNKKFD from the coding sequence ATGACTGAAAAATTAAAAAAAGCTATTAAATTAAGAACTGAAAATAAATATATAAAAGCAGAAAAAATATTTTGTGAATTGATTTTTGAATATCCTAAAAGTGGAGAAGTTTTTTATCATTATGCTTGGTTATGTGATAATATGCAAAGAGAATTGGAAGCTTATCCTAAATATGAAAAAGCTCTCGAATTAGGCTTGAAAGATATAGATTTAGAAGGATGTTATTTAGGGTTAGGAAGTACTTATAGGTGTATTGGTGAGTATACAAAATCTGTAAATTTACTTCAAAAAGCTATATTTGATTTTCCTGAAAATAGAGAATTTAAAGTGTTTAAAGCAATGTCTCTATTTAATTTGAATAAATGTGATGAAGCAATGAATATATTATTAAATATAATTGCCGAAACAAGTAATGATAATGGGATTAAAAAGTATAAAAATGCTATAAAGTATTATTCAGATAAATTGAATAAGAAATTTGATTAA
- a CDS encoding Fe(3+) ABC transporter substrate-binding protein, with translation MRNIVAILMITVLLTSCKNDQKKAGKSAEKQQEVNVYTHRHYKADQELFAKFEKQTGIKVNVTNAKADELMQKMTIEGEQSPADVLITVDAGRLVRAKKKGLLQSASSSILEKTIPTHLKDADNNWFSLTKRARIMVYNPEKISPEDLSTYQALTDDKWKNKVLIRSSGNIYNQSLLASIIANNGEEKATEWAKGIVANMARSPKGNDRDQVKAVVAGEGDVAIVNTYYIGKLLNSKNPDEVNAAKEIKLFFPNQNGSGTHINVSGAGVAKYAPNKANAIKFIEFLVSKESQEVFAKANYEYPVNEEVMASDLLKSWGTFKEDKLSLTKLGENNKKAVLIFDKAQWK, from the coding sequence ATGAGAAATATAGTAGCAATTTTAATGATTACAGTACTTTTAACTTCATGTAAAAATGATCAGAAAAAAGCGGGAAAATCAGCAGAAAAACAACAAGAAGTAAACGTTTATACACACCGTCATTATAAGGCAGATCAGGAATTGTTTGCTAAATTTGAAAAACAAACAGGCATCAAAGTAAATGTAACCAATGCAAAAGCCGATGAGCTAATGCAAAAAATGACTATTGAAGGAGAACAATCGCCAGCAGATGTATTAATTACAGTAGATGCAGGGCGTTTGGTAAGAGCAAAAAAGAAAGGATTACTACAGTCGGCAAGCTCATCAATATTAGAAAAAACAATTCCTACGCACTTAAAAGATGCCGATAATAACTGGTTTTCTTTAACAAAAAGAGCCCGTATAATGGTGTATAATCCTGAAAAAATAAGCCCTGAAGATTTATCAACTTACCAAGCTTTAACCGATGATAAATGGAAAAATAAAGTATTAATTCGTTCATCAGGGAATATCTATAATCAATCATTATTAGCCTCTATTATTGCTAATAATGGCGAAGAAAAAGCCACAGAATGGGCTAAAGGAATCGTAGCAAATATGGCACGTTCACCAAAAGGAAACGACCGTGACCAAGTAAAGGCAGTCGTTGCTGGAGAAGGAGATGTAGCGATTGTAAATACCTATTATATTGGTAAATTATTAAACTCAAAAAACCCTGACGAAGTAAATGCTGCAAAAGAAATTAAATTGTTTTTTCCTAACCAAAATGGTAGCGGAACACACATAAATGTAAGTGGAGCAGGTGTTGCTAAATATGCGCCAAACAAAGCAAATGCGATTAAATTTATTGAGTTTTTGGTAAGTAAAGAATCGCAAGAAGTATTTGCAAAGGCAAATTATGAATATCCAGTAAATGAAGAAGTAATGGCTTCCGATTTATTAAAATCGTGGGGAACTTTTAAAGAAGATAAGTTATCGTTAACAAAATTAGGTGAAAACAATAAAAAAGCAGTTTTAATTTTTGATAAAGCACAGTGGAAATAA
- a CDS encoding DUF4856 domain-containing protein, whose product MKKVILSIFAVSALLMTSCSDEKDPIKEVKAPSTYTFSRDAKSTVSYSGQQTRLDMHTQLKSALGKASTEVVDADKLNAMFNHKEKATDFADGLVFKASNLNASSKNISGATAYSKTYKEDVKVFLNSIFTETAKNSGKKEVLASKGVAGIMNRKADGSKKILVDANGFEYVQVFSKSLMGAMELDQIVNKYLSSDKLNVENEKNKEGKNYTEMEHHWDEAFGYSALSNNALAIADKAALKAGDYAANYRFWGGYIYSADASDAGKGVKDRLMNAFLKGRQAIVDKNYPARDEQATIIKKELSLVCAIRAAHYLDAGIANVNSTDDPQAQAGAFHELSEGLGFVYSLQFTNNGSDKPYFSKTEVDEMITKLKAKGGLYQDNIGAVLKELSEKVAKRFGFTIAEVK is encoded by the coding sequence ATGAAAAAAGTTATTCTATCAATATTTGCTGTTTCAGCATTATTAATGACTTCATGTAGTGACGAAAAAGACCCTATAAAAGAAGTAAAAGCTCCTTCAACGTATACCTTTTCAAGAGATGCTAAAAGTACCGTAAGCTATTCTGGGCAACAAACTCGTTTAGATATGCATACGCAATTAAAATCTGCTTTAGGAAAAGCTTCCACAGAAGTGGTCGATGCCGATAAGTTAAACGCAATGTTTAACCATAAAGAAAAAGCAACTGATTTTGCAGACGGTTTGGTTTTTAAGGCCTCAAATTTAAACGCTTCTTCTAAAAATATTTCTGGAGCAACCGCATATAGCAAAACTTATAAAGAAGATGTAAAAGTATTTTTAAATTCTATTTTTACAGAAACTGCAAAAAATTCAGGAAAAAAAGAGGTTCTTGCATCAAAAGGAGTTGCTGGAATTATGAACAGAAAGGCAGACGGTTCTAAAAAAATATTAGTTGATGCCAATGGTTTTGAATACGTTCAAGTATTTTCTAAGAGTTTAATGGGGGCTATGGAATTAGACCAAATTGTAAATAAGTATTTATCTTCAGATAAATTAAACGTAGAAAATGAGAAGAATAAAGAAGGTAAAAATTACACCGAAATGGAGCATCATTGGGATGAAGCTTTCGGATATTCTGCACTAAGTAATAACGCTTTAGCAATTGCAGATAAAGCAGCTTTAAAAGCTGGTGATTATGCTGCAAATTACCGTTTTTGGGGTGGGTATATTTATAGTGCCGATGCTTCTGATGCAGGTAAAGGTGTTAAAGATAGATTGATGAATGCCTTTTTAAAAGGTCGTCAAGCGATTGTTGATAAAAATTACCCTGCAAGAGATGAACAAGCAACTATTATTAAGAAGGAATTATCATTAGTATGTGCTATTCGTGCAGCTCATTATTTAGATGCTGGTATTGCAAATGTAAATTCTACGGATGATCCACAAGCACAGGCAGGAGCTTTTCATGAATTATCAGAAGGTTTAGGTTTTGTATATAGTTTACAGTTTACAAATAATGGTTCTGATAAACCTTATTTTTCAAAAACTGAGGTAGATGAAATGATTACTAAATTAAAAGCAAAGGGTGGTTTATATCAAGATAATATTGGAGCTGTATTAAAAGAATTATCAGAAAAAGTAGCTAAAAGATTTGGTTTTACTATTGCTGAAGTAAAGTAA